AAAAGAACAAAAAAATAATAACTTTGTAGAAATTAAAATTTTTGAATGCAGAAAGGCAAAGCTAGTGCAGATGAGTTAATTGCATTAATTTTACAGGGAATAGAAGATGTCAAGGGACTTAATATAAATTTACTTGACCTCAGGGAAATTGAAAATACAGTTTGCGATTACTTTATCATTTGCAATGGTACTTCTAACACGCATGTTAATGCAATAGTCGGTTCTATCCAAAAAATAGTCAGCAAATCAATTAAAGACAAACCGTGGCACATTGAAGGCGAAGACAATGCCGAATGGGTGCTTATGGACTATGTTAATGTAGTAGTGCATGTGTTTCAAAAGCAGATTAGGGATTTCTATGATATTGAAGGTCTTTGGGGTGACGCAAAGTTCACGACCATTGAAAGTAGCATTAATCAATAAAAAATAAAATGGCGAAAGATAATAGTACAACTCCTAAAAACCAAAATTCAGTTCGTGGTGGATCTATGGATTAGTTGCAGTGCTGCTGATTGGTTTTCAGGTGTTCAATAGTGATAATCTTGCGAGTACGGAAAAAACGACTACTTCCGAATTACAGGAATATTTAAGGAATGGTGATATCAAAAAAATTATGATTATCACCAATACCAACCAGGCTAAGGTATTCCTAACGGATGAGGCACTTGCTAAGGATGTTCACAGGGACGTCAATGATAAGTCTTTTCTTCCTACTACGGGTAGTGTGCCACAGTATACCTTGGATTACGGCGACCTCCAAATTTTTCAAAATGAGATAACTGAAATCAAAAAGGAAAACAATTTAGATACCATCGTGGAATTCGGAAAAGAATCCACGGCTATTTTGGACTTTCTTTTATCCTTATTACCATTTGTACTTATCATTGGAATTTGGAT
This sequence is a window from Maribacter aestuarii. Protein-coding genes within it:
- the rsfS gene encoding ribosome silencing factor, which translates into the protein MQKGKASADELIALILQGIEDVKGLNINLLDLREIENTVCDYFIICNGTSNTHVNAIVGSIQKIVSKSIKDKPWHIEGEDNAEWVLMDYVNVVVHVFQKQIRDFYDIEGLWGDAKFTTIESSINQ